Proteins from a single region of Dyadobacter fanqingshengii:
- the ppsA gene encoding phosphoenolpyruvate synthase — protein sequence MKNKSAYILGFEEIDRTKLAWVGGKGANLGELCRIESVKVPDGFCVTTRAYQEIIENNEEVNSLLDALIEVKADERARISEISARIRRAIQHIEIPKNIADEIAGYLTKFGENEAFAVRSSATAEDLPTASFAGQQDTYLNIIGQEAILTHISKCWASLFTDRAVTYRIQAGTPAVHFDHRKVQLSVVVQKMVFADVAGIMFTADPVTANRKIISIDASFGLGEALVAGLVNADNYQVREGRIMDKKISGKKLRINALADGGTQEQEIEAEWQDTQAITDEQILELSGIGRTIEAHFGSPQDIEWCLADGTFYVVQSRPITTLFPIPQANDPENAAGSPHVYVSVGHQQMMTDAMKPLGLSFFLSLNPGKMRTAGGRLFVDVAENLASPVTRDIILNTTLGKSDPLIKDALLTILERKDFITMLPEENSDNSDHTATPANLRKPAQKGPANALEETASVEVVNDLIKRSEMLVEELKQRIQTKSGADLINFILEDIQEWRKYLFDPRSYNVLITAINASSWVNEKMNEWLGEKNAADTLSQSAPNNVTSEMGLALLDVADAIRPYPEVIAYLQKVKDEHFLDTLPQLDGGKETRDAILAFLQKYGMRCAGEIDITRTRWAEKPAILIPVILGNIKNFAPNASTQKFEQGKQEAFKKEQELLDRLRQLPDGAQKARETKQMIDVIRNLVGYREYPKYGMVNRSFVYRVALLKEAERLVEANVLREKKDIYYLNLAELAEVIYTNELDQQIISQRKEDHARYEKLTPPRVMTSDGEIITGRYKRENIPVGAIAGLAVSSGVIEGRARVILNMEDADIEAGDILVTTFTDPSWTPLFVSITGLITEVGGIMTHGAVIAREYGLPAVVGVEQATKLIQDGQRIRVNGTEGWVEII from the coding sequence ATGAAAAATAAGAGCGCGTACATTCTTGGTTTTGAGGAAATTGACAGGACAAAACTTGCCTGGGTTGGAGGCAAAGGGGCCAATCTGGGTGAATTGTGCAGGATCGAAAGCGTAAAAGTGCCGGATGGGTTTTGTGTGACCACCCGAGCTTATCAGGAAATAATTGAAAACAATGAAGAGGTCAACAGCCTGTTGGATGCACTAATAGAGGTTAAAGCCGACGAACGGGCGCGGATCAGTGAGATCAGCGCGAGAATCCGCAGAGCAATTCAGCATATAGAAATCCCGAAAAATATTGCAGATGAGATCGCCGGTTATCTCACAAAATTTGGTGAAAACGAGGCTTTTGCTGTACGGTCCAGCGCAACTGCCGAAGATCTGCCCACAGCCTCCTTCGCGGGCCAGCAGGATACATATCTAAACATTATCGGCCAGGAGGCGATCCTGACGCATATCAGCAAATGCTGGGCTTCGCTGTTTACGGATCGAGCGGTAACCTATCGCATTCAGGCAGGCACGCCGGCTGTCCATTTCGACCACCGCAAAGTGCAGCTATCCGTGGTTGTGCAGAAAATGGTTTTCGCTGATGTGGCCGGGATCATGTTCACAGCTGACCCTGTGACTGCAAACAGAAAGATAATATCCATTGACGCGAGCTTCGGCCTCGGCGAGGCGCTCGTTGCAGGACTTGTGAATGCGGATAATTATCAGGTGCGTGAGGGTCGTATTATGGATAAAAAAATATCGGGTAAGAAGTTGCGTATCAATGCCCTAGCCGATGGTGGCACGCAGGAACAGGAGATTGAAGCCGAATGGCAGGACACACAAGCGATAACAGATGAACAAATTTTGGAGCTTTCGGGCATCGGCAGGACGATCGAAGCACATTTCGGCAGCCCTCAGGATATTGAATGGTGCCTGGCTGACGGCACATTTTATGTGGTTCAAAGCCGTCCGATCACTACTTTGTTCCCCATTCCTCAGGCTAATGATCCGGAAAATGCTGCGGGCAGCCCGCATGTCTACGTGTCTGTCGGCCACCAGCAAATGATGACGGATGCCATGAAACCGTTGGGATTGTCTTTTTTTCTTTCATTAAATCCCGGAAAAATGCGCACGGCCGGTGGAAGGCTGTTTGTAGACGTTGCAGAAAATCTGGCCTCACCAGTCACCAGAGACATTATATTAAATACCACATTAGGGAAATCGGATCCTTTGATCAAAGATGCGCTCTTGACCATTCTTGAACGGAAGGATTTTATAACAATGCTGCCTGAGGAAAATTCCGATAATAGCGATCACACCGCAACGCCTGCAAATCTTCGGAAACCCGCGCAAAAAGGTCCTGCAAATGCTTTGGAAGAGACGGCATCGGTAGAAGTCGTTAACGATCTGATAAAACGGAGCGAAATGCTGGTTGAAGAGCTGAAACAACGCATTCAAACAAAATCCGGCGCAGATTTGATCAATTTTATATTGGAAGATATCCAGGAATGGAGAAAGTATCTGTTTGATCCGCGAAGCTATAATGTTTTGATAACGGCGATAAACGCTTCATCGTGGGTTAATGAGAAAATGAATGAATGGTTGGGAGAAAAAAACGCTGCGGACACCCTTTCTCAATCCGCTCCAAACAATGTTACTTCGGAAATGGGACTGGCGCTATTGGATGTAGCCGATGCAATCCGCCCTTATCCCGAAGTAATCGCTTATTTACAAAAAGTAAAAGATGAGCATTTCCTGGACACCCTGCCCCAGCTGGACGGAGGTAAGGAAACGCGCGATGCGATCCTTGCTTTTCTCCAAAAATACGGAATGCGCTGTGCCGGCGAGATAGACATTACAAGAACACGCTGGGCCGAAAAACCCGCAATACTCATCCCGGTCATTCTCGGTAACATTAAGAACTTCGCGCCGAATGCCAGCACTCAGAAATTTGAGCAGGGAAAACAGGAAGCATTCAAAAAAGAGCAAGAATTGTTGGATCGATTACGGCAATTACCAGACGGTGCGCAAAAGGCCAGGGAAACAAAACAAATGATCGACGTAATCCGGAATTTGGTTGGCTACCGTGAATATCCGAAATACGGCATGGTCAACAGGTCTTTTGTGTATCGGGTTGCATTGCTGAAAGAAGCCGAAAGACTTGTGGAAGCCAATGTTCTTCGTGAAAAAAAGGACATCTATTATCTTAATCTGGCGGAACTAGCCGAGGTTATCTACACCAATGAGCTGGACCAGCAGATCATCAGCCAGCGAAAAGAAGATCATGCAAGATATGAAAAACTCACTCCGCCGCGTGTCATGACCTCTGATGGTGAGATCATTACAGGTCGGTATAAGCGGGAAAATATCCCGGTTGGAGCCATCGCCGGGCTGGCGGTTTCCTCCGGGGTGATCGAAGGGCGTGCGCGGGTTATTTTAAACATGGAAGATGCGGATATTGAAGCAGGCGATATTCTGGTCACCACATTCACGGATCCCAGCTGGACACCCCTTTTTGTTTCCATAACAGGCCTCATAACCGAAGTGGGCGGCATCATGACCCACGGAGCCGTCATCGCCCGCGAATACGGGCTGCCCGCAGTAGTTGGCGTTGAACAGGCAACAAAGCTGATTCAGGACGGGCAACGGATCCGGGTGAATGGTACTGAAGGCTGGGTGGAGATTATCTAG
- a CDS encoding MarR family winged helix-turn-helix transcriptional regulator codes for MEDDLLKKIRKLSQHYAYVSLQMHEAVARRAGLSGTDHKYLGFLIEKGQMTAGELSTLTGLTTGAVTGLIDRFEKKNLVSRRFAAEDRRKVIIEPHTENIMALLAPLYKDFRSKSENLLASFSEEESKIIEAYFRQAIDIMSEATEQLNRQ; via the coding sequence ATGGAAGATGACCTACTCAAAAAAATAAGAAAGCTGAGCCAGCATTATGCATATGTATCGCTTCAAATGCATGAGGCCGTTGCCCGGCGAGCCGGACTTTCGGGTACAGACCATAAGTATCTGGGGTTTTTGATCGAAAAAGGACAAATGACAGCCGGCGAGCTTTCGACGCTGACGGGCCTCACGACGGGCGCGGTTACAGGCTTGATCGACCGGTTTGAAAAGAAAAACCTGGTAAGCAGACGCTTTGCTGCGGAAGACCGGCGGAAGGTGATCATTGAACCGCACACTGAAAACATCATGGCTCTCCTGGCGCCGCTCTATAAAGATTTTCGCAGTAAGTCAGAAAATCTGCTCGCTTCATTCTCGGAAGAAGAGAGCAAAATCATTGAAGCCTACTTCCGGCAAGCCATTGACATCATGAGCGAGGCTACGGAGCAACTCAACAGACAATAA